In Archangium lipolyticum, a single window of DNA contains:
- a CDS encoding GNAT family N-acetyltransferase, producing the protein MKPRHHFDTGWRERLTLADGTEVELRLVQPRDAELLLEGFERLSPRSRIGRFHAPKSRLSEQEVRYLTTVDGDQHLALGAVSLGPEGRERGLGIARFIRLAPSSDVAEAAITVVDAAQGKGLGRILLERLMEAARERGVERFECHIQPGNAAMIRLLNRLLPDGMHEEDEDTLRITVPLSSTPRRKWNPLLLLLALAAQGALTVLGPARPPSPDEQRPPG; encoded by the coding sequence ATGAAGCCACGGCATCACTTCGACACCGGGTGGCGGGAGCGGCTGACACTCGCCGATGGGACGGAGGTGGAGTTACGGCTGGTCCAGCCGCGCGACGCGGAGTTGCTCCTGGAGGGCTTCGAACGGCTCTCACCGCGCTCGCGCATCGGACGCTTCCACGCCCCCAAGTCACGGCTCTCGGAGCAGGAGGTGCGCTACCTCACCACGGTGGATGGGGATCAGCATCTGGCGCTGGGCGCGGTGAGCCTGGGGCCCGAGGGCCGGGAGCGCGGGCTGGGCATCGCCCGGTTCATCCGTCTGGCCCCCTCCTCCGACGTGGCCGAGGCCGCCATCACCGTGGTGGACGCGGCCCAGGGCAAGGGGCTCGGCCGCATCCTGCTGGAGCGGCTCATGGAAGCGGCGCGGGAGCGGGGAGTGGAGCGGTTCGAATGCCACATCCAGCCGGGCAACGCCGCGATGATCCGCCTGCTGAACCGGCTCCTCCCCGACGGCATGCACGAGGAGGACGAGGACACGCTCCGCATCACCGTGCCGCTGTCCTCCACGCCTCGCAGGAAGTGGAACCCGCTGCTGCTGTTGCTGGCGCTCGCCGCCCAGGGGGCACTGACCGTGCTGGGGCCCGCTCGCCCGCCCTCCCCAGACGAGCAGAGGCCGCCAGGTTGA
- a CDS encoding HAD family hydrolase yields the protein MTSTRRSPSGFRRPTLALAGWLTSAVLACTGPQGPDGATGPQGPGGKDGVPTPVRLLDDKIGRWLPENRTRLNEMISTLGIASPAFDPKNRPVAVFDWDNTLVKNDLGDATFFWMLRHDKVRQPADKDWSTTSPHLTPEARAALNSACDTAAEPGAPLETSRHTGCADELVSIYNGGKTHAGKAAWNNPVTLTLNTAYAWVAQLQAGYTPEELRAFARSAYAENAFNPPGTTQTVGTTPGLAYHVQVYEEMVDLVETLQANGFDVWVVTASPQFVIDAVSESLAGIKPNRVIGIRPMTDSQGRVTAHLRGCGPVADGEDSLITYDQGKRCWINKVIFHQPVEKQLPRQPDAARRQVFAAGDSDTDLAFVQDATHLKLAINRNKVQLMCNAYANHQGRWLVQPMFVQPRAQGTRYPCTTAKDAAGQPLVDEAGNPFTQDYEDRVYALP from the coding sequence ATGACGTCCACCCGCCGAAGCCCCTCGGGGTTCCGCCGTCCCACGCTCGCCCTGGCCGGATGGCTCACCAGCGCCGTCCTCGCCTGCACGGGTCCACAAGGTCCCGATGGAGCCACGGGCCCCCAGGGCCCCGGCGGCAAGGACGGTGTCCCCACACCGGTGCGCCTCCTGGACGACAAGATCGGCCGGTGGCTCCCGGAGAACCGCACCCGCCTCAATGAAATGATCTCCACCCTGGGCATCGCCAGCCCGGCGTTCGACCCGAAGAACCGCCCCGTGGCCGTGTTCGACTGGGACAACACCCTCGTGAAGAACGACCTGGGGGACGCCACCTTCTTCTGGATGCTCCGGCACGACAAGGTGCGCCAGCCCGCGGACAAGGATTGGAGCACCACCAGCCCCCACCTCACCCCCGAGGCCCGGGCGGCCCTCAACAGCGCCTGCGACACCGCCGCCGAGCCCGGTGCGCCCCTCGAGACGAGCCGCCACACCGGCTGCGCGGACGAGCTCGTCAGCATCTACAACGGAGGCAAGACGCACGCGGGCAAGGCCGCCTGGAACAACCCGGTGACGCTGACGCTCAACACCGCGTATGCCTGGGTGGCCCAGCTCCAGGCCGGCTACACGCCGGAGGAGCTCCGCGCCTTCGCCCGCTCCGCCTACGCCGAGAACGCCTTCAACCCGCCGGGCACCACGCAGACGGTGGGCACCACCCCGGGGCTCGCCTACCACGTCCAGGTGTACGAGGAGATGGTCGACCTCGTCGAGACGCTGCAGGCCAATGGCTTCGACGTCTGGGTCGTCACCGCCTCGCCCCAGTTCGTCATCGACGCCGTGTCCGAGTCGCTGGCCGGCATCAAGCCCAACCGGGTCATCGGCATCCGGCCGATGACGGACTCCCAGGGGCGGGTGACGGCGCACCTGCGGGGCTGCGGCCCCGTGGCCGATGGCGAGGACTCGCTCATCACCTACGACCAGGGCAAGCGCTGTTGGATCAACAAGGTCATCTTCCACCAGCCCGTGGAGAAGCAGCTGCCCCGCCAGCCGGACGCGGCCAGGCGCCAGGTCTTCGCGGCGGGGGACTCGGACACGGACCTCGCCTTCGTGCAGGACGCGACGCACCTCAAGCTGGCCATCAACCGCAACAAGGTGCAGCTGATGTGCAACGCCTACGCGAACCACCAAGGCCGGTGGCTGGTGCAGCCCATGTTCGTCCAGCCTCGCGCCCAGGGCACCCGCTACCCCTGCACCACCGCGAAGGACGCGGCCGGACAGCCCCTCGTCGACGAGGCGG